GCGCCTTCTGAATTGCTTTGGAAACAGAGCAGGTTGTGCTGCTGCTGGTTCGCCAGGTTGGTCAGGCGGGCTTCGATTTCCGTCAGGGTCAGGCTGCCGTAGTGGCCTGGCTCACGCTTTCCCAGCAGGTTCAGGTTTGGCCCATTGAGTAGCAGCATGGTTGCCATTAAAGTCCGCCTTTCTGTTCTGAAATACCCATAAAAGGACGGCATTCTACACCGAACTGCGGCGATATGCAGCAATTCGGTGTGAAAATTGGAGATATGCAAAGCTGAGGGGATACCCTTGGTTAGCGCCCCTTGAACAGAGAACCGAGGATGCCGCGCACGATCTGGGTACCAATCCTGCGCCCTGCGCTGGAGGTGGCGGCACGGACTGCGTTCTTGACCATGGTTTCGCCGATATTGCCGAGGAAGTTGTCCTCCTGGCGTGCGTTGCCAGCGGATTTGGCAGCGCGGCGGGCGGCTTTTTCCTCTTCCTGTTGTGCTTTCAGTGCCGCTGCTTCGGTTGCAGCCGCTTCGGCACGTTTTTGCAACAGTTCGTAGGCGGATTCACGGTCAATGGTGGTGTCGTAACGCCCCGTGAACGGGCTGGAGCGCAATAGGCCAGCACGTTCCGCGTCGGCCAGTGGCCCCATGCGTGATTGCGGCGGGCGGATCAGGGTGCGTTGCACGACACTGGGGATACCTTTGTCTTCCAGCACCGACACCAGTGCTTCGCCCACACCCATCTGCATGATGGTTTCGGCGGTATCCAGGTTCGGGTTCTGGCGGAAAGTTTCTGCTGCGGTGCGCACGGCTTTCTGGTCACGCGGGGTGAAGGCGCGCAGGGCGTGCTGGATACGGTTGCCCAACTGGCCGAGTACCGATTCCGGCACATCCAGCGGGTTCTGGGTGATGAAATAGATACCCACACCTTTGGATCGGATCAGTTTGACTACCTGTTCCACCTTGTCGACCAGCGCTTTGGGGGCGTCATCGAACAACAGGTGGGCTTCATCGAAGAAAAACACCAGGCGCGGTTTGTCGAGGTCACCGACTTCCGGCAAGTCTTCAAACAGTTCCGCCAGCAGCCACAGCAGGAAAGTGGCGTACAGGCGCGGGGTATTGATCAGCCGGTCGGCGGCGAGGATGTTGACATGCCCATAGCCGCCCGCACCGGTGCGCATGAAATCCCACAAGTCCAGTGCCGGTTCGCCAAAGAACTGGTCTGCACCTTGTTGTTCCAACACCAGCAGGGCGCGCTGGATGGCGCCGATGGAGGCGGAACTGACATTGCCGTAGGTGTTGCTGAATTGCTTGCTGTTTTCCCCCAGGAACTGGAGCATGGCACGTAAATCTTTCAAATCCAGCAGTAACATGCCCTGATCATCAGCCACCTTGAAGGCAATGTTGAGCACACCTTCCTGGGTGTTGTTCAAATCCAGCAGGCGAGCCAGCAGCAGCGGCCCCATGTCGGACATGGTGGCACGTACCGGGTGGCCACGTTCGCCGGACAAATCCCAGATGACGGTCGGGCAGCCCTCGAACCTGAAATCATCAATGCCGAT
The sequence above is drawn from the Thiothrix nivea DSM 5205 genome and encodes:
- a CDS encoding helicase HerA-like domain-containing protein; its protein translation is MSAQSGILIGKGEDNIYLNPRFANRHGLIAGATGTGKTISLQVLAEGFSRIGVPVFMADIKGDLTGIAAAGNPHPKIDERVQTIGIDDFRFEGCPTVIWDLSGERGHPVRATMSDMGPLLLARLLDLNNTQEGVLNIAFKVADDQGMLLLDLKDLRAMLQFLGENSKQFSNTYGNVSSASIGAIQRALLVLEQQGADQFFGEPALDLWDFMRTGAGGYGHVNILAADRLINTPRLYATFLLWLLAELFEDLPEVGDLDKPRLVFFFDEAHLLFDDAPKALVDKVEQVVKLIRSKGVGIYFITQNPLDVPESVLGQLGNRIQHALRAFTPRDQKAVRTAAETFRQNPNLDTAETIMQMGVGEALVSVLEDKGIPSVVQRTLIRPPQSRMGPLADAERAGLLRSSPFTGRYDTTIDRESAYELLQKRAEAAATEAAALKAQQEEEKAARRAAKSAGNARQEDNFLGNIGETMVKNAVRAATSSAGRRIGTQIVRGILGSLFKGR